The following are encoded together in the Lactuca sativa cultivar Salinas chromosome 1, Lsat_Salinas_v11, whole genome shotgun sequence genome:
- the LOC111906489 gene encoding leucine-rich repeat receptor protein kinase EMS1 encodes MDPTLQAVLAAMASFTIISLLICFFYFICRTTRNRRRDPESRPRTRATRTVPNLGTSTSFISVAESQLFDQSLNQIEMSDLVKATRNFSPDLIVGDGSFGLVYKANLPSGVTVAVKKLGADAFQGYREFRAEMETLGKIRHENIVKFFGYCATGTDRILIYEFIEKGSLDQWLYDTSSAQNDTSTVRLPLSWSTRINIIKGVAKGLAFMHNLDTPIIHRDIKASNVLLDVEFEAHIADFGLARRIEGSHSHVSTQVAGTMGYMPPEYFYGAALATVTGDVYSFGILMFEIATSRRPNWPMKGENGKEIRLVEWATKMVSQNREMEMVDVSISKQDLKESQVLEFFKIATFCTTEAPKLRPTMNEVVDLLSRIQDEATS; translated from the coding sequence ATGGATCCGACCCTCCAAGCCGTGCTCGCCGCCATGGCCAGCTTCACTATCATCTCCCTCCTCATCTGCTTCTTCTACTTCATCTGCCGGACAACCAGAAATCGCCGCCGTGACCCTGAATCCCGACCCCGAACCAGAGCGACCCGAACCGTACCCAATCTCGGTACATCAACCTCCTTCATTAGCGTCGCCGAGAGCCAGCTGTTTGACCAGTCGTTAAATCAGATCGAGATGTCCGACCTGGTCAAGGCGACTCGAAATTTCTCTCCGGATCTCATCGTCGGCGACGGAAGCTTTGGGTTAGTTTACAAAGCCAACCTCCCTTCCGGTGTCACCGTCGCCGTGAAGAAGCTCGGCGCCGACGCCTTCCAAGGGTACCGAGAGTTTCGGGCTGAGATGGAGACACTCGGAAAAATCCGACACGAAAACATCGTTAAGTTTTTCGGGTACTGCGCAACGGGTACGGATCGGATCCTGATTTATGAGTTTATCGAAAAGGGTAGCCTCGACCAATGGCTCTACGACACGTCATCAGCCCAGAATGACACGTCAACAGTAAGGTTACCGTTATCTTGGAGTACAAGAATCAATATCATCAAAGGAGTAGCAAAAGGACTAGCATTTATGCATAATTTGGATACACCCATAATTCATAGAGACATTAAAGCTAGTAATGTTTTGTTAGATGTGGAATTCGAAGCTCATATTGCGGATTTTGGGCTAGCTCGAAGAATTGAGGGCTCGCATTCCCATGTCTCGACTCAGGTAGCCGGGACAATGGGATACATGCCACCAGAGTATTTTTATGGGGCTGCTTTGGCAACTGTCACCGGAGACGTATACAGTTTTGGGATACTCATGTTCGAGATTGCCACTTCTAGGCGTCCGAATTGGCCAATGAAGGGTGAAAATGGAAAAGAGATTCGATTGGTTGAATGGGCTACAAAAATGGTGTCGCAAAATCGGGAAATGGAAATGGTGGATGTTAGTATATCGAAACAAGATTTAAAAGAGAGCCAGGTTTTAGAGTTTTTCAAGATTGCTACATTTTGTACTACTGAAGCGCCCAAATTACGACCTACTATGAATGAAGTTGTTGATTTGTTGAGCCGAATTCAAGATGAAGCTACAAGTTAA
- the LOC111906490 gene encoding peroxidase 12: MAASSTSLFLVFSSLLIFSSLLYVSDADYSAPIMKGLSWDYHHKTCHKLEKIVRKHLKKVFKEDVGQAAGLLRLHFHDCFVQGCDGSVLLDGSHGGPSEQTAPPNQSLRKQAFIIIEDLRNLIHKECGRVVSCADIVALAARDAVHLSGGPDYDVPLGRKDGLTFATQNATLANLPAPTSNATTILSALATKNLNPTDVVALSGGHTIGVSHCSSFTPRLYPTQDPTMEKTFAHGLKEVCPTNTTDATTVMDIYSPIKFDNKYYVDLINRQGLFTSDQDLYTHKETKPIVESFAHDEKLFFEKFVQAMIKMGQLEVLTGGKGEIRAHCSIRNPDNKGYFSYLSEEEDQYDLESKAELR; the protein is encoded by the exons ATGGCGGCTTCTTCAACCTCTTTGTTTCTAGTTTTCTCCTCACTCTTAATCTTCTCCTCTCTTCTTTACGTATCAGATGCAGATTACTCAGCGCCCATTATGAAAGGATTGTCATGGGATTATCATCATAAGACTTGTCATAAGCTCGAAAAAATCGTTCGAAAACATCTCAAGAAAGTGTTCAAGGAGGATGTTGGTCAAGCCGCTGGCTTGCTTCGCCTTCATTTCCATGATTGCTTCGTTCAG GGATGTGATGGTTCAGTGTTGTTGGATGGATCACATGGCGGACCAAGTGAACAAACAGCACCTCCAAACCAAAGTCTAAGGAAACAGGCATTCATCATCATCGAAGATCTTCGGAATTTGATCCATAAAGAATGTGGTAGAGTCGTATCTTGTGCAGATATTGTAGCTCTAGCAGCTCGTGATGCCGTTCATTTG TCAGGTGGGCCCGACTACGATGTTCCATTGGGAAGAAAAGATGGACTGACATTCGCCACACAAAACGCAACCCTGGCCAACCTTCCGGCACCAACAAGCAACGCCACCACCATCCTCTCCGCTCTTGCCACCAAAAACCTCAACCCCACCGACGTAGTGGCGCTCTCCGGCGGCCACACCATCGGAGTTAGTCACTGCTCATCCTTCACCCCTCGGCTCTACCCCACCCAAGACCCCACCATGGAGAAAACCTTTGCTCATGGACTCAAAGAGGTTTGTCCCACAAACACCACTGATGCAACCACGGTCATGGATATCTATTCTCCAATCAAGTTTGACAACAAGTATTATGTCGATTTGATTAACCGACAAGGTCTTTTTACTTCCGATCAAGATTTGTACACTCATAAAGAGACCAAACCAATCGTGGAAAGTTTTGCTCATGATGAGAAGTTGTTCTTTGAGAAATTTGTGCAAGCCATGATCAAAATGGGACAATTGGAAGTGTTAACCGGTGGAAAAGGTGAGATTCGTGCTCATTGCTCGATTAGGAATCCCGATAACAAGGGGTATTTCTCGTATTTGTCAGAAGAGGAGGACCAATACGATCTTGAGTCGAAGGCAGAACTACGTTGA